Proteins from a single region of Canis aureus isolate CA01 chromosome 26, VMU_Caureus_v.1.0, whole genome shotgun sequence:
- the FLRT3 gene encoding leucine-rich repeat transmembrane protein FLRT3, which translates to MINPAWSIFLIGTKIGLFLQVAPLSVMAKSCPSVCRCDAGFIYCNDRFLTSIPAGIPEDATTLYLQNNQINNAGIPSDLKNLLKVERIYLYHNSLDEFPTNLPKYVKELHLQENNIRTITYDSLSKIPYLEELHLDDNSVSAVSIEEGAFRDSNYLRLLFLSRNHLSTIPWGLPRTIEELRLDDNRISTISSPSLQGLTSLKRLVLDGNLLNNHGLGDKVFFNLVNLTELSLVRNSLTAAPVNLPGTNLRKLYLQDNHINRVPPNAFSYLRQLYRLDMSNNNLSNLPQGIFDDLDNITQLILRNNPWYCGCKMKWVRDWLQSLPMKVNVRGLMCQAPEKVRGMAIKDLNAELFDCKDSAVVSTIQITTAIPNTVYPAQGQWPAPVTKQPDIKNPKLTKDQRTTGSPARKTIIITVKSVTSDTIHISWKLVLPMTALRLSWLKLGHSPASGSITETIVTGERNEYLVTALEPDSPYRVCMVPMETSNLYLFDDTRVCIETETAPLRMYNPTTTLNREQEKEPYKNPNLPLAAIIGGAVALVTIALLALVCWYVHRNGSLFSRNCAYSKGRRRKDDYAEAGTKKDNSILEIRETSFQMLPISNEPISKEEFVIHTIFPPNGMNLYKNNHSESSSNRSYRDSGIPDSDHSHS; encoded by the coding sequence ATGATCAACCCAGCCTGGAGCATTTTCCTCATCGGGACTAAAATTGGGCTGTTCCTTCAGGTGGCACCTCTATCAGTTATGGCTAAATCCTGCCCATCTGTGTGCCGCTGTGATGCAGGTTTCATTTACTGTAATGATCGCTTTCTGACATCCATTCCAGCAGGAATACCAGAGGATGCTACAACTCTCTACCTTCAGAACAACCAAATCAATAACGCTGGAATTCCTTCAGATTTGAAAAACTTactaaaagtagaaagaatataCCTATACCACAACAGTTTAGATGAATTTCCTACCAATCTACCAAAGTATGTAAAAGAGTTACATTTGCAAGAAAATAACATAAGGACTATCACTTATGATTCTCTTTCCAAAATTCCCTACCTGGAAGAATTACACTTAGATGATAATTCGGTCTCTGCTGTTAGCATTGAAGAGGGGGCATTCCGAGACAGCAACTATCTTCGACTGCTTTTCCTGTCCCGTAATCACCTTAGCACAATCCCCTGGGGTTTGCCTAGGACTATAGAAGAACTACGCTTGGATGATAACCGCATATCCACTATTTCATCCCCATCTCTTCAAGGTCTCACTAGCCTAAAACGCCTGGTTTTGGATGGAAATCTATTGAACAACCATGGTTTAGGTGATAAAGTTTTTTTCAACCTAGTCAACTTAACAGAACTGTCCCTGGTACGGAATTCCCTGACTGCTGCACCAGTAAACCTTCCAGGCACAAACCTGAGGAAGCTTTATCTTCAAGATAACCACATCAATCGGGTGCccccaaatgctttttcttatcTAAGGCAGCTGTATCGACTTGATATGTCCAATAACAACCTAAGTAATTTACCTCAGGGTATCTTTGATGATTTGGACAATATAACCCAACTGATTCTTCGCAACAATCCCTGGTATTGTGGGTGCAAGATGAAATGGGTACGTGACTGGTTGCAATCACTACCTATGAAGGTCAATGTACGTGGGCTTATGTGCCAAGCCCCTGAAAAAGTTCGGGGGATGGCGATTAAGGACCTTAATGCAGAGTTATTTGATTGTAAGGACAGTGCAGTTGTAAGCACCATTCAGATAACCACTGCAATACCCAACACGGTATATCCTGCTCAAGGACAGTGGCCAGCTCCAGTGACCAAACAACCAGACATCAAGAATCCTAAGCTCACTAAAGATCAGCGAACCACAGGGAGTCCagcaagaaaaacaattataattaCTGTGAAATCTGTCACTTCCGACACAATTCACATCTCTTGGAAACTTGTCCTACCTATGACTGCTTTAAGACTCAGCTGGCTCAAACTGGGCCATAGCCCAGCATCTGGATCTATAACAGAAACAATCGTAACAGGAGAACGTAATGAATACTTGGTCACAGCCCTAGAGCCTGATTCGCCCTATCGAGTCTGCATGGTTCCCATGGAAACCAGTAACCTCTACCTATTTGATGACACCCGTGTTTGTATTGAGACTGAAACTGCACCCCTTCGAATGTACAACCCTACAACCACCCTTaatagagagcaagagaaagaacctTACAAAAACCCCAATTTACCATTGGCTGCCATCATTGGTGGGGCTGTGGCCCTGGTGACCATTGCCCTTCTTGCTTTAGTGTGCTGGTATGTTCATAGGAATGGATCACTCTTCTCAAGGAACTGTGCGtacagcaaagggagaagaagaaaggatgaCTATGCGGAAGCTGGCACTAAGAAGGACAACTCCATCCTGGAAATCAGGGAGACTTCTTTTCAGATGTTACCAATAAGCAATGAACCAATCTCAAAGGAGGAATTTGTAATACACACCATATTTCCTCCTAATGGAATGAATCTGTATAAAAACAATCACAGTGAAAGCAGTAGTAACCGAAGCTACAGAGACAGTGGTATTCCAGACTCAGATCACTCGCACTCATGA